In a single window of the Leptospira johnsonii genome:
- a CDS encoding proline--tRNA ligase, with product MRASKYLVPTEKENPSDAVVASHRLMIRAGLVRKSGSGFYFFLPLGLRILKKIESIVREEMDATGALEFELPIMTPSEFWEQSGRWSAMGPEMMRVKDRHDQWYALGPTHEESFSYLIKPLLKSYKDLPINVYQIHTKFRDEIRPRFGVIRSREFIMKDAYSFHLDDTSLDATYQDMRTAYRKIFQRCGLKTIPVQADSGSMGGSASEEFMVVSPIGEETLLLCGDCGYNSNSEKTPFIARVEDSPKGPKDKKEVATPGKKSIEDVAAFLNVRPQDTIKAVAFQNGKEKLLVFLRGDLELNEHKLKSFLKWSDLEMIPEPELKNSNLVSGFIGPSDVGAGFKMILDSSIQKDGAYVVGGGKEDLHIQGYVPSSEIKIQYETADVALAREGDPCPTCAKTLKAEKGIEVGHIFKLGDKYTKSFQIQVLDQQGKAKTLTMGCYGIGVNRTMATVIEQCNDDKGIYWPISIAPFEIGLVTLTKGEEQDAKALEFYENLKNEGFEVFWDERDLGPGFKFKDSELIGFPIRITVGKKFFESGEISIYNRKYDKDETFKFTDFDDLNTRVENLRQELYQELLGD from the coding sequence ATGAGAGCATCTAAATATTTAGTACCTACGGAAAAAGAAAATCCTTCGGACGCGGTAGTCGCTTCCCATAGGCTAATGATACGCGCAGGCCTAGTCCGGAAATCGGGCTCAGGGTTTTATTTTTTCCTACCATTAGGACTTAGAATCCTAAAAAAAATAGAGAGTATAGTCCGCGAAGAAATGGATGCAACCGGTGCATTGGAATTTGAACTTCCGATCATGACACCTTCCGAGTTTTGGGAACAATCCGGAAGATGGAGCGCCATGGGGCCGGAAATGATGCGAGTAAAAGATCGTCACGACCAATGGTATGCGCTCGGTCCCACTCATGAGGAATCTTTTTCTTATTTAATAAAACCTCTTCTGAAATCATACAAGGATCTGCCTATCAATGTGTATCAGATCCACACAAAGTTCCGAGATGAGATCCGTCCTAGGTTCGGAGTAATCCGTTCTAGAGAGTTTATTATGAAAGATGCATATTCTTTCCATCTGGACGATACATCTCTGGACGCTACTTATCAAGACATGAGAACCGCTTATCGTAAAATTTTTCAACGTTGTGGTTTGAAAACGATTCCGGTCCAAGCGGATTCTGGGAGCATGGGAGGTTCCGCTTCCGAAGAATTTATGGTGGTTTCTCCAATTGGAGAAGAAACACTTCTTCTTTGTGGGGACTGCGGTTATAATTCTAATAGCGAAAAGACTCCTTTTATTGCGAGAGTCGAAGATTCTCCCAAAGGTCCTAAGGACAAAAAGGAAGTGGCGACTCCAGGCAAAAAATCCATCGAGGATGTGGCTGCATTTCTAAATGTTCGTCCTCAGGATACGATCAAGGCAGTGGCTTTCCAAAATGGAAAAGAGAAACTGTTGGTATTCCTACGCGGTGATCTGGAGCTGAATGAGCACAAACTTAAGTCTTTTTTAAAATGGTCAGACTTGGAAATGATCCCAGAGCCTGAATTAAAAAATTCTAATTTAGTTTCCGGATTTATCGGGCCTTCCGATGTAGGGGCTGGGTTTAAGATGATTTTGGATTCTTCTATCCAAAAAGATGGAGCCTATGTGGTTGGTGGAGGAAAAGAAGATCTCCATATCCAAGGATATGTTCCTTCTTCCGAGATCAAGATCCAATACGAAACCGCAGATGTGGCACTTGCGAGAGAAGGGGATCCTTGCCCTACGTGCGCAAAGACCTTAAAGGCGGAAAAAGGAATAGAAGTGGGTCATATCTTTAAGCTTGGAGATAAATATACCAAGTCTTTCCAGATCCAAGTATTGGACCAACAAGGTAAGGCGAAAACGCTTACTATGGGATGTTACGGTATCGGTGTGAATCGTACCATGGCCACTGTTATAGAACAATGTAACGACGATAAAGGTATTTACTGGCCGATCAGCATCGCTCCTTTCGAGATCGGTCTTGTGACTCTCACAAAAGGTGAGGAGCAAGATGCAAAAGCATTAGAATTTTACGAAAATCTAAAGAACGAAGGTTTTGAGGTTTTCTGGGACGAAAGAGATCTTGGACCAGGATTTAAATTCAAGGATTCGGAACTGATCGGTTTCCCGATCCGGATCACTGTCGGTAAAAAGTTTTTCGAGTCAGGAGAAATTTCCATCTACAATCGTAAATATGATAAGGATGAAACTTTCAAATTCACAGACTTCGACGATCTGAATACAAGAGTAGAAAACCTACGTCAGGAATTATACCAGGAGTTGTTGGGAGACTAA
- a CDS encoding site-2 protease family protein, translated as MLADILGIVFMLALCIFIHELGHLIMGWVVGVKARIFSIGYGKGIWKKKIGETTFQVTGIPLGGYVLFKGDEGGTLKGEKGEFLSTPPLKRMIPVFGGPLFNLILGFFIIFGLYAIGYSPAGTKIYIEPAVYEYSSGYQAGLRSGDKIVSVNGTKTESKYELLSELGLARGKDIQLKVERDGKELEFHFADPQIGVDFAGERLVQVDFGYGSMLSHWFLKKLSFLDPNGEAAEYRKQRERKAALDPKLSPRELALHEARLNKEAIESRALDYLNDGDRILSVNGIQVHTVPELQRTLGKFQNEKVKLEVDRKTYPLLNPWTREKAEVEMTPLAAFVVELKDIRDRKYPEIPISTISLRSHDPEIKLKLLSLKMDGRSFADLEDFKKTVQSQIGKRVQLEVQGQTWDTTLGFYQIGLLGFTAKMHVKEESMDRKLSFGEAFLQSGKDVGKMISDNLRGLGMIFSGRLKVKDSVSGPVGLAKVSVQFLEDGFYSYFQFVAFISIALMIMNLLPIPVADGGHIVFFTYEAIAGRPLPMAVQEQVLRLGFFFLLSLGLYVTYHDFLR; from the coding sequence ATGTTAGCAGATATTTTAGGCATCGTTTTCATGTTGGCCCTTTGTATTTTTATACATGAGCTTGGCCATTTGATCATGGGTTGGGTCGTGGGTGTGAAGGCCAGGATCTTCTCTATCGGTTATGGCAAAGGGATTTGGAAAAAGAAAATTGGTGAGACCACTTTTCAAGTCACAGGCATACCGTTAGGTGGCTATGTTCTATTCAAGGGAGACGAAGGTGGAACATTGAAAGGAGAAAAAGGAGAATTTTTATCCACTCCTCCACTTAAAAGAATGATCCCGGTTTTCGGCGGACCATTATTCAATTTGATCCTTGGATTTTTTATCATCTTCGGTCTGTATGCGATCGGTTACTCTCCCGCCGGGACTAAAATTTATATAGAGCCTGCAGTGTACGAATATTCTTCCGGATACCAAGCTGGACTTAGGAGCGGTGACAAGATCGTATCCGTAAACGGGACTAAGACAGAATCCAAATATGAATTATTATCAGAGTTGGGACTCGCTCGAGGAAAAGATATCCAGCTCAAAGTAGAGAGAGATGGAAAAGAACTAGAATTTCATTTTGCAGATCCTCAGATCGGAGTAGACTTCGCGGGAGAAAGGCTCGTGCAAGTAGACTTCGGATATGGTTCAATGCTCAGTCATTGGTTCTTGAAAAAACTTTCCTTCTTAGATCCGAATGGAGAAGCGGCAGAATATAGAAAACAGAGAGAAAGGAAGGCTGCTTTAGATCCAAAACTTTCTCCCAGAGAGCTCGCTTTACATGAAGCCAGACTGAACAAAGAAGCGATCGAATCCAGGGCCCTTGATTATCTGAATGATGGGGACAGGATCTTATCTGTTAACGGGATCCAAGTGCATACTGTTCCGGAACTGCAACGCACTCTTGGGAAATTCCAAAACGAAAAAGTAAAATTAGAAGTGGATCGTAAGACTTATCCGCTACTGAATCCTTGGACTAGAGAAAAGGCAGAAGTGGAAATGACACCTCTTGCTGCTTTCGTTGTGGAATTAAAAGATATCCGAGATAGAAAATATCCGGAGATACCTATCAGCACTATTAGCCTTAGGAGCCATGATCCTGAGATCAAACTCAAACTTTTAAGTTTAAAAATGGATGGGAGATCTTTTGCGGATCTAGAAGATTTCAAAAAAACTGTCCAATCTCAAATCGGCAAAAGAGTTCAGTTGGAAGTCCAGGGCCAGACCTGGGATACTACACTCGGATTCTATCAAATCGGTCTTTTGGGTTTTACTGCTAAGATGCATGTAAAAGAGGAAAGTATGGACCGAAAACTTTCCTTCGGCGAAGCATTTTTACAATCGGGCAAAGACGTAGGAAAAATGATCAGCGATAACCTGAGAGGACTCGGTATGATCTTTTCCGGAAGATTGAAGGTAAAGGACAGCGTTTCCGGTCCGGTGGGACTTGCCAAAGTTTCCGTTCAATTCTTAGAGGACGGTTTTTATTCTTACTTTCAGTTCGTGGCATTTATTTCGATCGCTTTAATGATAATGAATTTACTTCCGATTCCTGTAGCCGACGGTGGACATATCGTTTTTTTCACATACGAGGCGATCGCCGGTAGACCTCTGCCGATGGCTGTTCAAGAACAAGTTTTGAGATTGGGATTCTTCTTCCTTTTATCCTTGGGCCTCTATGTGACTTATCACGATTTCTTAAGATAA
- the dxr gene encoding 1-deoxy-D-xylulose-5-phosphate reductoisomerase: MKRGVSILGASGSVGESTLKILRQFPEEFRLTSFSVHSNLQKAESIAKEFQPDILCISSDTADRAVLGNKIGNTNILYGSKSLEEIVQDPETETVVTAVVGASGIRPTIAAIRAGKKIGIANKETLVSCGPYIRSLLENSKSYLVPVDSEHNALFQLLENMKKDSLERIVLTASGGPFRKLPVEDLPKVTIEQALKHPTWNMGPKITIDSAGMINKGLEVIEAHFLFGFSYDKIGVVIHPQSVAHGLVETKDGASFVYASYPDMIFPVAHSLYYPNVVPKVLRSHPATSWGNLEFLEPDLERYPGLALAYEAGRAGGTSPSIFNASNEVAVELFLQGKILFTEIPTLIRNVLEKIPNTFPGDLEGYEEADRKARELAFHFPKDKVVHLC, translated from the coding sequence ATGAAAAGAGGCGTCTCTATACTGGGTGCCTCCGGATCGGTAGGAGAGTCTACTCTCAAAATACTCCGCCAATTTCCGGAAGAGTTTCGGTTAACGTCCTTTAGTGTTCATTCCAATTTGCAAAAAGCGGAATCTATCGCGAAGGAATTCCAACCGGATATTCTATGCATCAGTTCCGATACTGCGGATAGAGCCGTACTCGGAAATAAGATCGGTAATACAAATATATTGTACGGATCCAAAAGTTTGGAAGAGATCGTCCAGGATCCGGAGACAGAAACTGTTGTAACTGCAGTCGTAGGTGCAAGCGGGATACGTCCTACTATCGCGGCAATTCGTGCCGGAAAAAAGATAGGGATCGCGAACAAGGAAACACTAGTAAGCTGCGGACCCTATATCAGAAGTTTATTAGAAAACTCTAAATCTTATTTGGTTCCTGTAGACTCGGAACACAATGCGCTCTTCCAACTTTTGGAAAATATGAAGAAGGACTCACTGGAAAGGATAGTTCTGACCGCTTCCGGAGGACCTTTTCGTAAACTTCCAGTAGAAGATCTTCCTAAAGTAACTATTGAACAGGCATTAAAACACCCAACTTGGAATATGGGGCCTAAGATCACGATCGATTCCGCAGGAATGATCAATAAGGGCTTGGAAGTCATAGAGGCCCATTTTCTTTTCGGATTTTCTTACGATAAGATCGGAGTAGTCATCCATCCCCAAAGTGTAGCCCACGGTCTTGTGGAAACCAAGGACGGAGCGAGTTTTGTATACGCTTCTTATCCTGATATGATCTTTCCTGTGGCGCATTCATTATATTATCCTAATGTGGTTCCGAAAGTCCTTAGATCTCATCCTGCCACTTCTTGGGGGAATCTGGAGTTTTTGGAACCGGATCTGGAAAGATATCCAGGTTTGGCTTTGGCATACGAAGCTGGAAGGGCAGGCGGGACTTCTCCTTCTATTTTTAATGCTTCGAACGAAGTGGCTGTGGAATTATTCTTACAAGGCAAAATTCTTTTTACGGAGATCCCAACTCTGATCCGGAACGTTTTGGAAAAAATCCCGAATACGTTTCCAGGTGATTTGGAAGGATACGAAGAAGCGGATAGAAAGGCTAGAGAATTGGCCTTCCATTTCCCTAAAGATAAGGTAGTGCATTTATGTTAG
- a CDS encoding phosphatidate cytidylyltransferase, translated as MGETTKRILSAAVLVALYLFMIFYRDFYYLQTLGILIVAGVIGLTEFYRLSDRGQDGRPFKGTGIFFFIIILLIYYFRFVASQNKFEPPIFFQTHFKLFVPSFDAVTFSFVLLFLFSFLLQILRRPLDGAIFSVSSTILGVVYAAIPLGHLLLLLGMNEGIYYVFLVSVATFLTDVGGYFGGRWFGRNPAGLAISPKKTWEGYVSGVIIAMVSVFVLNILWERSTGVAPLVSGAEVFLISLILSLVGTVGDLLESAMKRDAKVKDSGNLIPGHGGILDRADALLLTVPILYFYLQIKLALGFPV; from the coding sequence ATGGGTGAAACTACAAAAAGGATCCTTTCCGCGGCTGTGCTCGTTGCACTATACCTGTTCATGATCTTTTACAGGGATTTTTATTATCTGCAAACTTTGGGTATTCTGATCGTAGCGGGCGTGATAGGTCTGACGGAGTTTTATAGGCTTTCTGATAGAGGCCAAGACGGAAGACCTTTCAAAGGAACCGGGATATTCTTCTTTATTATAATATTATTAATCTATTATTTTAGATTTGTAGCTTCCCAGAACAAGTTCGAGCCACCTATTTTCTTCCAAACACATTTCAAATTATTTGTGCCTAGTTTCGACGCGGTAACATTCTCGTTTGTATTACTTTTCCTATTCAGTTTCCTTCTTCAAATTTTGAGAAGGCCTCTGGATGGTGCGATCTTCTCCGTTAGTTCCACTATCTTAGGAGTGGTTTACGCCGCGATTCCACTCGGACATTTACTTCTTCTTTTAGGAATGAACGAAGGGATCTACTATGTGTTCTTAGTTTCAGTAGCTACATTCCTTACAGATGTAGGAGGATATTTCGGCGGACGTTGGTTCGGTAGAAATCCAGCAGGACTTGCAATCTCTCCGAAAAAGACCTGGGAAGGTTATGTTTCCGGGGTCATCATTGCAATGGTTTCGGTATTCGTACTGAACATTCTTTGGGAAAGAAGCACAGGTGTTGCACCTTTAGTTTCCGGCGCAGAAGTATTCTTAATTTCTTTAATTCTGTCTTTGGTTGGGACCGTAGGAGACCTATTGGAATCCGCCATGAAAAGGGATGCTAAAGTGAAGGACTCTGGGAATTTGATCCCGGGTCATGGGGGGATTTTGGACAGGGCAGACGCTTTACTTTTAACGGTACCTATCCTTTATTTTTATCTCCAGATAAAGCTCGCCCTGGGATTTCCGGTCTAA
- a CDS encoding isoprenyl transferase, with product MASSKKKIPRHVAVIMDGNGRWATSKGLSRSEGHRAGADAIDRLLDSSLELGLEVVSLYAFSTENWKRPITEIRSIFNLLVEFIDSRLDKIHSKGIRILHSGSRKKLSPVVLSKIDHAAEITRKNRKLTVNFCLNYGSQEEILNAFSRLAEERKKKSISIQKPISTKELEKYLYTYPLPAVDLLIRTAGERRLSNFLLWQSAYAELFFTENLWPDFGDKDLREALDWFRGRTRKFGGLENG from the coding sequence TTGGCTTCTTCCAAAAAGAAAATTCCCCGTCACGTGGCCGTCATCATGGATGGGAACGGAAGATGGGCGACATCAAAAGGACTTTCCAGATCCGAAGGACATAGAGCAGGAGCAGACGCCATAGATCGTTTGCTGGATTCCAGTTTAGAACTGGGTTTAGAAGTAGTGTCTCTGTATGCATTCTCTACTGAAAACTGGAAACGTCCGATCACTGAGATCAGATCCATATTCAATCTATTGGTCGAATTTATAGATTCCCGTTTGGACAAGATACACTCCAAAGGTATCAGGATATTACATTCCGGTTCTAGAAAAAAGCTGAGTCCAGTGGTTTTATCTAAAATCGATCATGCTGCGGAGATCACCCGCAAAAATCGCAAATTAACGGTGAACTTTTGTTTAAATTACGGGTCCCAGGAAGAGATTTTAAACGCGTTTTCCAGATTAGCGGAAGAAAGAAAGAAGAAGTCCATCTCCATCCAAAAACCGATCAGCACGAAAGAACTCGAAAAATATTTGTATACGTACCCCCTTCCGGCGGTAGATTTATTGATTAGAACCGCTGGTGAGAGGAGATTATCCAATTTCCTTCTATGGCAATCCGCTTATGCGGAACTTTTTTTTACGGAAAATCTTTGGCCTGATTTCGGAGACAAAGATCTGAGAGAAGCGCTGGATTGGTTCCGGGGAAGGACCCGAAAATTCGGAGGTTTAGAGAATGGGTGA
- the frr gene encoding ribosome recycling factor — MANEELINAMKSKMDKTVELLKKDFAGVRTGRANPALIEDLRVEYYGAPTPINQLGNISAPEPRLLVVSPYDKGIMKDIEKAIQASGLGLQPTNDGVVIRIIIPELTGERRKELAKVVKSKSEEKKVAVRNIRRDAMEDLKKHSEGISQDELKTLQDQVQKITDSYIEKISAVTAEKEKEITTV; from the coding sequence ATGGCGAATGAAGAATTAATCAACGCAATGAAGTCCAAGATGGATAAAACCGTGGAACTCCTTAAAAAGGATTTTGCGGGAGTCCGGACTGGCAGGGCCAACCCGGCATTGATCGAAGATCTTAGAGTGGAGTATTATGGAGCTCCTACACCCATCAATCAGTTGGGAAATATCTCCGCTCCGGAGCCTAGACTTCTGGTAGTTTCTCCTTATGATAAAGGGATCATGAAGGATATTGAAAAAGCGATCCAAGCTTCGGGACTAGGACTACAACCTACGAACGACGGGGTAGTTATTCGTATTATCATCCCAGAACTCACCGGCGAAAGACGTAAAGAATTGGCAAAAGTGGTCAAATCCAAATCGGAAGAGAAGAAGGTTGCTGTCAGAAACATCCGCAGGGATGCGATGGAAGATCTTAAAAAACATTCCGAAGGAATTTCCCAGGACGAATTGAAAACTCTGCAAGACCAGGTGCAAAAAATTACGGATTCTTATATAGAGAAAATATCCGCAGTTACCGCTGAAAAAGAGAAGGAAATCACTACGGTCTAA
- the pyrH gene encoding UMP kinase: protein MSQETSKYKRILIKLSGEALAGEGEFGIDSNKAHSLAEEIKEVHSLGVEIALVVGGGNLIRGANLAKVGMDQATADYMGMLATIQNALALQDACEKKGLYTRVQSAIDIHSIAESYIRRRAVRHLEKKRIVIFAGGIGNPYFTTDTAASLRAVEVGCEVILKATKVDGVYEADPKKDPSAKRYTHISFMESIKRRLKVMDSTALSLCMENNMSIIVFDIFKRGNLKDLVLGDKKIGTLISNSEDIRIDGE, encoded by the coding sequence TTGTCTCAGGAAACTTCTAAGTACAAGCGAATCTTGATTAAACTCTCCGGCGAGGCTCTTGCCGGAGAGGGCGAGTTTGGGATCGACAGCAATAAAGCTCATTCTCTCGCCGAAGAAATCAAAGAAGTTCATTCTTTAGGAGTAGAGATCGCTCTAGTAGTCGGAGGGGGAAACCTGATCCGAGGAGCAAATCTCGCTAAAGTAGGAATGGACCAAGCAACCGCAGATTATATGGGGATGCTTGCTACCATCCAAAACGCACTGGCTCTACAAGATGCCTGCGAGAAAAAAGGACTCTATACTAGGGTTCAATCCGCAATCGATATCCATTCCATCGCAGAAAGTTATATTCGCCGCAGAGCGGTCCGACACTTGGAAAAGAAAAGGATCGTGATCTTTGCAGGCGGGATCGGTAACCCTTATTTTACAACGGATACCGCAGCAAGTTTAAGAGCGGTAGAAGTGGGATGCGAAGTGATCCTAAAAGCCACTAAGGTGGATGGGGTTTATGAAGCGGATCCTAAAAAAGATCCTAGCGCTAAAAGATATACTCATATTTCCTTTATGGAATCCATCAAACGTAGATTGAAAGTTATGGATTCCACTGCCCTCAGCCTCTGCATGGAAAACAATATGTCAATAATCGTATTTGACATTTTTAAGCGGGGCAATTTAAAAGATTTGGTTCTCGGGGACAAAAAAATAGGTACCCTAATTTCCAACTCGGAGGATATTCGGATCGATGGCGAATGA
- the tsf gene encoding translation elongation factor Ts: MSASTTDLIKELRDRTGAGLMDCKKALQENNNDLDKSADWLREKGIAKAAKKAGRMTKEGRTVSYIHGDGKIGVLLELNSETDFVARNEAFEALGKEICLQIAAMSPLYVSEDQVPAEDIERETKVLEAQLKEEGKKPEQIEKIIPGKIKKYYSEVCLLNQAFIKDNAKTVDDLVKESIAKFGENITVARFARFQVGGA; encoded by the coding sequence ATGTCAGCATCTACTACCGACCTTATTAAGGAATTAAGAGACCGCACCGGTGCGGGATTGATGGATTGTAAAAAAGCTCTTCAAGAGAATAATAACGATCTAGACAAATCCGCGGATTGGCTGCGTGAAAAGGGAATCGCTAAGGCTGCGAAAAAAGCGGGCCGTATGACCAAAGAAGGAAGAACCGTTTCTTATATTCATGGAGACGGAAAGATCGGAGTTCTTTTAGAATTGAACTCAGAGACTGACTTCGTTGCGCGTAACGAGGCTTTCGAAGCTTTAGGAAAAGAAATTTGTCTACAGATCGCGGCAATGTCTCCGCTTTATGTAAGCGAAGATCAAGTTCCTGCGGAAGACATCGAGCGTGAAACCAAGGTTCTTGAAGCTCAATTGAAAGAAGAAGGTAAAAAACCGGAGCAGATCGAAAAGATCATTCCTGGAAAGATCAAAAAGTATTACTCTGAAGTATGCCTTTTGAACCAAGCCTTCATCAAGGATAACGCTAAAACCGTTGACGATCTGGTTAAGGAATCCATCGCGAAGTTCGGTGAAAACATCACCGTAGCTCGTTTTGCCCGTTTCCAGGTAGGCGGCGCATAA
- the rpsB gene encoding 30S ribosomal protein S2, whose translation MSVISMKNLLETGVHFGHQTRKWNPKMAPYVFTARNGIHIIDLQKTVQKAKEAYDALKKVTSEGKKVLFVGTKKQARGAIEREAIRCSMFFINNRWPGGLLTNWNTVKKSIARLKKLEGMETDNTFEKEVKTKKEVLSLRRELDKLRKTLGGIKDMTSIPEVLFVIDPKKEEIAVKEARKLGLKIFAVVDTNCDPELIDYPIPGNDDAIRAISLFLETMSNAVIEGTGGVVEQPRFSEDLDSEALALEYQGEYDESGKFIMDEDPVSPKKEDAAAAPTPAATEPAAAEPAATIEIDKGE comes from the coding sequence ATGTCAGTAATTTCCATGAAGAATTTACTGGAGACCGGAGTACACTTCGGTCACCAGACAAGAAAATGGAATCCGAAAATGGCTCCCTATGTCTTCACTGCAAGAAACGGGATCCATATCATCGACCTTCAAAAAACCGTTCAAAAAGCTAAAGAAGCTTACGACGCATTAAAGAAGGTTACTTCCGAAGGAAAAAAAGTCCTATTCGTAGGAACTAAAAAGCAAGCGAGAGGAGCTATCGAAAGAGAAGCTATCCGTTGCAGCATGTTCTTCATCAATAACCGCTGGCCGGGCGGACTTTTAACCAATTGGAATACTGTAAAAAAATCCATCGCTCGTTTGAAAAAACTAGAGGGGATGGAAACAGATAACACCTTCGAAAAAGAAGTAAAAACTAAAAAAGAAGTTTTATCTCTTCGCAGAGAGTTGGACAAACTCCGCAAAACATTGGGTGGGATCAAGGACATGACCAGCATTCCCGAAGTTCTTTTCGTGATCGATCCTAAGAAAGAAGAGATCGCTGTAAAAGAAGCTCGTAAACTTGGTCTTAAAATTTTCGCAGTTGTAGATACCAACTGTGATCCTGAATTGATCGACTATCCAATCCCAGGTAACGACGACGCGATCCGCGCGATCTCCTTATTCCTCGAAACCATGTCTAACGCGGTGATCGAAGGAACTGGAGGAGTTGTAGAACAACCTCGTTTCAGCGAAGATCTGGATTCAGAAGCACTTGCTCTGGAATATCAAGGTGAATACGACGAAAGTGGTAAGTTCATCATGGACGAGGATCCTGTCAGCCCTAAGAAAGAAGACGCTGCTGCTGCTCCAACTCCTGCAGCAACTGAGCCAGCTGCCGCTGAGCCTGCTGCGACTATTGAGATCGATAAAGGCGAGTAA